One segment of Meriones unguiculatus strain TT.TT164.6M chromosome 3, Bangor_MerUng_6.1, whole genome shotgun sequence DNA contains the following:
- the LOC110559064 gene encoding olfactory receptor 13C9 has product MEWENRTYLEEFFLKGLSGYPGLEHLLFMLILMMYAVILVGNGTLIIISIFDSQLHTPMYFFLANLSFLDICFTTSSIPFTLVSFLSERKTISFLGCAVQMFLGLAMGTTECVLLGMMAFDRYVAICNPLRYPIIMSKNSCVTMATGSWFSGLANSAVQTAFVMRLPFCGNVINHFLCEILAVMKMACTDISGNEFIMLVATTLFTLMPLLLIVISYSLIISSILKIRSAEGRRKAFSTCSAHFTVVIIFYGTILFMYMKPKSRDSLNVHDLDATDKLISMFYGVVTPLMNPLIYSLRNKDVKEAIKNMKRRFLGK; this is encoded by the coding sequence ATGGAATGGGAAAACCGCACTTATTTGGAGGAATTTTTTCTGAAGGGGCTTTCTGGTTATCCTGGGCTAGAGCATCTCCTTTTCATGCTCATCTTAATGATGTATGCAGTCATCCTGGTGGGCAACGGCACCCTTATTATAATCAGCATTTTTGACTCTCAACTTCATACTCCTATGTACTTCTTCttggcaaacctgtcttttttggACATCTGTTTCACCACCTCCTCTATTCCCTTCACCCTCGTAAGCTttctctcagaaagaaaaactatttccTTCCTTGGCTGTGCAGTGCAGATGTTTCTTGGCTTAGCCATGGGGACAACAGAGTGTGTGCTCCTGGGTATGATGGCCTTTGACCGCTACGTGGCTATCTGCAACCCTTTAAGGTACCCTATCATCATGAGCAAGAATTCCTGTGTAACCATGGCAACTGGGTCCTGGTTTTCAGGGCTTGCCAACTCTGCAGTACAAACTGCATTTGTGATGCGACTGCCTTTCTGTGGAAATGTCATCAATCATTTTCTCTGTGAAATCCTGGCTGTCATGAAGATGGCTTGTACTGACATCTCAGGCAATGAATTCATCATGCTTGTGGCCACAACTTTGTTCACTTTGATGCCACTGCTCCTCATTGTCATCTCAtactcattaatcatttctagCATTCTCAAGATTCGTTCTgctgagggaagaaggaaagccTTCTCTACCTGCTCAGCCCACTTCACTGTGGTGATAATATTCTACGGGACCATCCTCTTCATGTACATGAAACCCAAGTCTAGAGACTCACTCAATGTACATGACTTGGATGCTACAGACAAACTTATATCCATGTTTTATGGGGTGGTGACTCCCTTGATGAACCCTTTAATCTATAGCCTCCGAAACAAAGATGTGAAAGAGGccataaaaaatatgaaaagaaggtTCTTAGGCAAATAA